The nucleotide window CAGGAGCCAATTTAACTGAACTGGCAGAAACTTTAGGTTTTGATGGTAGGACTCAAAACTGTAGATCATGCTGTATATTCAGTCTCATGTACATGAGCATGAGAGTGATTTATTTGACAGATATCCAGGATTTTGAGATCAACAGTTAATTTCCTGTTGAGGTCCCTGTGGCATATCAGGTTGGCAGAATCAGCTTTGTGCTTAGGACAGTTCCCTTTCTGCCCAGTTCAGTGTTGAAGCAGGATGGCAATACAAAGGCTGGTTCTGCCACTCTCTTACAGTCTCTTGTCATCTTGCAGCTGCTTATTCCTGCCCTGAGTGCTCACACAGGTATAGGGTGAGTTGGTTCACATTGCTGACCTGTTAGAAAACAACACACCTCCACAGGTAATTTTAGATCAGTGAGCTGAACTGGCTGACTTTAGCATCAAGCAATGCCTGGAGTCTGAACAAGGAAGGATACTGAAAAGTTCAGCTGATGGTGGTGGTTGGAAATCAGAAGTACTCCTTTTCCTTATACAACATTGCATCCTCAGTGTGTTTGAAAATTCAGCCTTCAGTGTTtagttaaatgaaaatttattgtTCGGTGTTGGTTTATTTGATGCATTGGAAGTCAGCATACTTTTATTATGAAACCAATGTGTCATGGCTTATTGTATTTATTGGTAAAACTCAAAGCTTCCAAAGTTTGGAGTTGAGTTTTGAGGTATACAATTGGAGTGATTCAAAGCTTAACATTATAGTGGgcaaaaaaatagcatttatgtCTTAgttttccttccacccttccttgtatttttttcttctttcttccttttcctttttttttttccctttgcatgactgctttttttttctcacttgttACATGAGTGCACCACTCTTGCAAATTCCCTTCTAGTAGCCCTGAAGATGACAGCTCCTCACTCCAGATAGCCTGCAAATTTCTGTTACACACAGTCTTTGCACATCAGTCTTGTTCTAAAAGGACAACTTCAGGTCAAGTTGTCATTTTCTTATGATCAGTAAGATCTTTGCCTGTATGGCTTCAAGCTCCTTTCTAGGTTAGCTCAGTTGCTGACCCCATCATAGCGACAAGCTCTAAGATGGTTGTTCACTGGAATCTAGACTGAAACTACTGTACTGCTGTCTAGCAGCGGCTAGATTAGGAAGATCAAAACCACATGGTAGGGGAAAATAGGTTCCATGATTATTAATCCTCACTCAATGGGGACAGAAGTTTAGGACTTCAAATTTCCTTCAATTTATGCTGACCCCCATCTAATGTCAGTGGAAAGTTTACATGGAAACCAAAGTAGAAGACatcctctctgcagcatttgGTTTTCAATTCATTTGTACTCATAACATATTCTATTCATCCTTGACATATAATAAAGCATCTCTGAACTCATTACTGCACAATTGCTTGATTTCagttaaatgaaatattacagCTTTTATTATCATTTAATTACCTTTCTTCATCTACAAACATAAACCCTGTATCAAAGATCTTGTTCACATCTATTTTACACTgattataaaattttaaatgatgcTTAGATTATCCAATTTTGAGAACAAACTTTTACCATAATCCTTTGTCAACATATTTCACCCCATGCTGTTGTTCTTATGGGACTTTAATGTAGATCCAGATAAAATTTGCTAGATTTTTAACAGCAAGTAAACTGGGTTTCATCTTCTCGATTCAGAAGTTACGGTGCAATGAAACATAGCTGAACAAGTGGTCCTGAGTAAATGAGATACTTGAAATTTCACACAGACTTTGACACTTGTTCTGATGTTGGTGTTAGTGATACGCATTAGGAGATACCGTCAAAGTTCCTACAGATATTTGCTTCTCTTGGAAAACTTAAATGATTCTGCATAACTGTGTGTCTGCTCAGTTTGTATGCGAAGAAAGGACTATGACTGGAATATCAGGAATCTTGTAGGTCAGCATTAAAGGGCAATTGTCAGTTACCAGAAGCAGCATATATTGCCTATTTATACTATGTGTAGCTTTTTAGTAATGCACCATAATAAGGTCTGACACCTCcacagtttttaaataacacTGAGCACCTATACCACAGCAGAGTTTCAGATAGTCAGATCCCAGCAcaaatgttaaaacaaagagCCTTTGAAGAGGTTGAGTGGTGATGAGATTACATGAAGAAGAGAGTTTAGAGCAAACATAGTTTGTAGTCCTCTGTCcataaatgtaaacattttaaataaaggttGTATAAAGCTTACTTTATTCAAAAACTAAGTTTGCTTAATGCATGacttaaatacacatttttggGGTCTTAAAAACATGTAATTCTAAAATGTTTCCTCCAACAAACTAGTAACATATCAACAGCTTTAATATCACAGCAACAGCTAAAATATAGCTAAGCTCCTGTCTAGTTTAGTTAGCATGAGCTAACATTGCTAATACACTTACTAAAATTGAATACAACCACTTTGGTGGTGCGAGTTTCCTACTGCAGGCTTATatgaaaactgcaaagaaaggtattcaaatacaataaaaataattattcaaatCAGAGTGTAAAGATggtaggttttttgttgttgttgtttgtttgttttgttttgttttgtttatttggtaGGAAACAAATTCCAGGAATGGACAGAAAACACAGGGAGGAGTTTATTTCTCCTAATTGCAATGCACTGGACTTTTTTAGTCGAGCCAATCAATCTGAATCACTGACGGTTGAAAAATTGGCTTTAGAGAGAGCAAAGAGAGGGGGGGAAATCTACAATATGGCAATTACAAGAAttctagaagaaagaaaaaaaagtttcaaaaggAAAGAATGGTTTTCCAAACTCATTGTTCAAGAATATGAACCTCAGTTAGTAGGTGCAAAGATAAACATTTCAAAGGAGGAAACAGACAGGGATTCTGCCTGCTGTGGAGCTGGTAATTTAGATGTTGGAGCTGAAGAAAGCTTAAAAGAAACAGAGGGTCATTGTGCCTGGAATGCAAGGGAATTAGCAACAAGAAACGCAGCAGACCGGCTGGGAAGAAGTCTCCGAAACTCCTCCGTGCTGCTCAGTGTAGCGCTGTTGCAACTCAAAACTATGCGTCAAAACCTACAAATAGGCTTTGAAAATGCTGAGCAGGAACAGCtaattgccaaaaaaaaaaaaaaaaaaaaaaaaaaaaaaaaaaaaaaggagaagaagaaaggttCACTGCAAAACTGCCCAGTTAAAGCAGGGTCAAAGGACAAGCTTTGAAAAAGATCTCAAGCTTCAAGGCTGAAAACAAGACTTAcgtgaaaaatcaggaaactTAAGAAGATTTAATGAAGAGTTGCTCCAGGCAAAAGGAGAAACtattaatttaaatgcaaagagCAAAGATTTACAACAAGACTCTAAGTAAAGTTAAAGCAGCAACATGAGCTCAGAAATAAGACCAGCACAGAAAAAGcgaaaacacaggaaaataaggAGCGAGGTGGAAGTCGCTACAAGCAAACTAAAAGCCGCAAAGCTCCTGCATGCCTGGAATCCTAAAGCCTTCGAACTGCTTGCAAAACATctgccggccccgccgcggggcgATGCACTCGGTGCCTTCGgggtaaatattttgggaagCGAGGGGCTGCGAGGGACCCCTTAGGGGCAGCCCCCACCGGTGGCGGCCCCGCGGTGCTGCGGGAGCCCGGCAGGGGGCGCTGGGGGCGCGGGGCACGGCCGGGAGCAGCCGGGCCGGGGTCCCAGCTCCGAGGGGGTTTCGTGCTGCAAAGGCGGGGGCTGCGAGTGCTGAGGAAGGGGTGGAGAAGCCGTCCGTTTGGCTCTTCAGAGACAAATTCTCTCTGCAGCACGGCCTGGGTTGTGtaggaaaagattttaaaaggcaGCTTGTTCGAAAAGTCTCCTGTAAGAGACTTCTCTGCGGGTTTAGCAGCGAGTTAAGCGTAAGCAGCAAGCTGCTCCTCTAATAAACACCACAAGCACCCTACAAGCTACTGCTAGGCTTGTGCAGGATGGGGGGAAGTTCAGTTTATGGCTGTTCTCACGTCCAGCAGTTTGTGCATCCCCTTTGTGCAGCTGGGTGCCCAATGGAGACGCGAGGGTTTTGCAGCTTCCCTCCCCAGGTCCTGGCTctcccagggctgccagcaggACAGGCGGGGAAGCGGAGAGCTTGGGGGCTCGCTCCCTGTAACCACCCCAAGTGCAGTCATCGGGGAGTCACCGCGGCCCCATGCGCTTGAACCGCCCGTGCTGCCCCGGCCTTGCGCCCTGTGCAGAGGTGGGTGCCTTAAAACCCGCCCCGAGCCCCAGCAATTCATATttacatgggggggggggggagggagggaagcgaGGGGTGggatacatttaaaaattactcaTTTCAAAGGTATTGGCTGGTCTTTGCCTGTCTGTCAGATCTGAGTGAGTGGATTTTCATGGAGGAATTTCATGGAAATTAAATCTCTACTGGAGCAATCCATTCAACTCCTAAAGCTTCAGCCCAGTTTTGTATCCTGGCTGAATGCCCTGCTGAATAGCTTGGTGGGGATGCAAAAAGCCACCTTAAactagggattttttttttctgctaaattgACTTCAAAGTAGTAATTAAACAATAGCTAGCTTAAAGAAAATCAAGTTATAAGAAGCTACAGGACCAAACTACGTTATAAGTTATAAGGGTATGTTTtaggggaggggggcgggggaTGTGATGTTCAGACTTGCGAAGGAACTGGGAAGAGTCAAACTGAGAGAACCAAAAATGGGTAcaagaaagtaaaatgaatCGCACATATTCAAACATTTGTTTCCAGCTGTACTACAGTCAAGTCCAGAACTGAGTAAATGGCTGCACAAGGAGACGGCCGAATGGTTTGGGATACTCTAAGCAAAAGCATCCAGTTCAGATGCCAAAGCAGCTTTCTCTGGCCTTTGTCCTGTCCTGTGTTTGAGGCTCGTCTTCCCCATGCTGCTCTGCATAGAGCTGAGCGCCGCACTGCTCAGTATTCATCACTTCTTTTGTAAAGCAAAACTGTGTTTGTGGCCAAGAGCATCCTTACAGccagtcttctcccttttcctttgccTCCCAAAAACGCAGTCACGACTGCAGTCATGCCTGTGTATTGTACTGATGATTTAGAAGCACATTTGACTTGAAGCTAAGACAAATGGAAACTAATCTTCTGTCTGACTTCTTTGGTAAATACTGCCGAAttctctcttccctctgcaCTGAAACTATTTAACTTGCCTCCTTTGCTTGGCCATTTACTCATTTCAGTCCTTGGGGTCCTTGTT belongs to Anas acuta chromosome 13, bAnaAcu1.1, whole genome shotgun sequence and includes:
- the CCDC160 gene encoding LOW QUALITY PROTEIN: coiled-coil domain-containing protein 160 (The sequence of the model RefSeq protein was modified relative to this genomic sequence to represent the inferred CDS: deleted 1 base in 1 codon; substituted 2 bases at 2 genomic stop codons), giving the protein MDRKHREEFISPNCNALDFFSRANQSESLTVEKLALERAKRGGEIYNMAITRILEERKKSFKRKEWFSKLIVQEYEPQLVGAKINISKEETDRDSACCGAGNLDVGAEESLKETEGHCAWNARELATRNAADRLGRSLRNSSVLLSVALLQLKTMRQNLQIGFENAEQEQLIAKKKKKKKKKKKKKEKKKGSLQNCPVKAGSKDKLXKRLKLQGXKQDLREKSGNLRRFNEELLQAKGETINLNAKSKDLQQDSK